The sequence CCCGCCTATTCCGTCTTTGCTCTTTGCAGCATACTTTGTAGCATACGACCAGATGAAGCGGGTGAGAGAAGATGGCAAATAATAAAAACATCCAACGCCTCCCCCAGGAAGAGGAACTGTCCGCAGAAGATTACGCCATCATCGCTGCGGCGCTGAGCGCTTTGGGCGATTTCTTCTTTTTCTTGTCCCTCGTAAAAGGAAAGGAAACGACTCAGGCTGAAAAAAAGAGGAAAACAAAATAAAGATGAAAGCAAGGCTGTCCTCCAGTTCGATTCATTCGGGGAGACAGCTTGTTTGGCATGTCCGCCATTCCTTTCCTGAATTGTACCCGGCGGTTACAAACCTGGAATCGGGTTTAACTATTAAGTAGAGTCGGCATAGTAGTGAAGCCGCCATACATACTATTCGGTACAAATTAGGAGGTGCGGCCATTGCTGCTGCAGAACAAGTTTTTTCGTACCACGCTTGGAATCATATTTCTTCTGCTTATCCTTTATCTCGGCTCCAAGGTTATCGTTCTATTCTCGCCTATTGGAACCATCATTAATCTTCTGCTCGTGCCGATGATGCTCTCGGGGTTCATGTATTATTTGCTTCGCCCGCTGGTCAATTATCTGGAAAAAAGAAAGCTCAAGCGCCCGATCGCCATTTTGCTCATCTATGCCGTATTTATTGCTCTGTTCGCTATTTTCTGGGTCGCCGTCTGGCCGACGCTGCAGGAACAAATCCAGAATTTTATCCGAAATGCCCCGTATCTTGTCCAGGATATCCAGACCCAGTTTGACCGTCTGCGTGAGGACCCTTTATTTGCGCGGTTCTTCCGCGGAGAATCGGATCTGACCGTCCGGCTGACCGAATACCTGCAAAACGCGGTAACCTGGGTGTCGAACTCCATCAGCAATCTGATTACTGTCATCTCCAATATTGTCGTCGTTGTGGCCACACTGCCGATTATTTTGTACTATATGCTGAAAGACAGCCATAAGCTGCCCCCTATTCTGCTCGGCCTGGTCCCGCGAAAATACCGCAGTGAAGGTCAGGAGACACTGGAGCAAGTCGATTCGGCGCTCAGCAGCTTCATCGTTACGCGGGTAATTCTGAATCTGATTCTGGGCCTCACCCTGTTCATTGGATTTCTTGTGATCGGTTTGCCGTATGCCCTGCTGCTTGCCCTCGTATCGGTTCCGCTGAACTTTATTCCCTATGTCGGCGCCATCCTTGCCTCGATTCCCGTCGTCATTGTCAGTTTTATTGAATCACCCATGACCGCCTTGTGGTCTCTGGTCGTTATCGTCGTCTCGCAGCAAATTCAGGATAACCTGCTCACGCCGATCATTTATGGCAAATCTCTGGATATCCATCCGCTGACTACGGTAATCCTTGTACTTATCGGCGGAGAATTCTACGGTATTATCGGTGTGCTGATCGCGCTGCCGGTCTATATGACCGTCAAAATTATTTTTCTGCGGGTATACGAAATTATCGTTGCGGAGCGGACGAACGAAACGTAATGGAGGCCTGTTCCAATACTGTAAAAAGAGCCCTGCCTGCATGATTCGCAGACAAGGCTCTTTGAGGTTGCCGGCTTAAGCCGCGCTCTAGCCTCTTAGCGAGCGGACGACAAACAGATGCGTCCCTTTCATCAGCGTTCTTCCGTCCTCTAAAGTAACCGATCCCTTCGTATGGGAACCAAGGGTGGTATTAAGCGCAATCAGCCGATCACCCTTCCAGACCGTGACCGCCGACTTGAAATAGACGGCATTATCGAACTGCAGCCGGTCTTTCAAAATATAGCCGACGGAATGAAGGACCGGGGGGAGCGCTCTTTCTTTGGGAGCGAGCGCCTTGATAATCGCAATATCCCGGATAGGGATTCCGGCTTCATGATGCCCGATCACAACGCGCCCCGCAGCGCTGTCCCATTTGCGGAGCACACCTCTCAGCGTGATGTAAGGAGGCTTTCCTAGATACGCAATAACCGGCTTGCCTACCCAATGTCTCATTCCAACGCCTCCTTCTGCCTTACCCGTCCTATTAATTCGGTATGGTCCAATGGATAGGTTCCAGACCATGTGCATTCAAAAATTGATTGGTCTGCGAGAACGGCTTGCTGCCGAGAAATCCCCGGTGAGCCGAGAACGGACTCGGGTGCGCCGACCGGATTACTTTATGACGGCTCTGGTCGATGTAAGCGCCCTTCTGCTGGGCATGGCTGCCCCATAATATAAAGACCAGCGGCGTTTCCCTTTCGTTCAGTTTCTCCATAATAGCGTCCGTAAAACGTTCCCAGCCCATTCCTTTATGCGAACCCGGCTGGCCCTCGCGCACGGTCAGAACCGCATTGAGCAGCAGCACCCCCTGCTCCGACCAATGCAGCAGAGACCCGTGATTCGGACTAACGGAACCGACATCATCGGCCAGCTCTGCATAAATATTGCGCAGGGACGGCGGAATCCTCACACCGGGCTTCACCGAAAAGCTAAGCCCATGGGCTTGTCCCGCGCCGTGATAAGGATCTTGCCCCAGAATGACGACCCTCGTCCCGCTGTAGGCCGTTAGCTTCAGTGCAGAGAACAGCAGTTCCTTCGGCGGATACACCGTATACTGCTTGTACTCCCTCGCCAGTGTATAGCGCAGCTCCTGAAAATACGGCTTCTGCGTCTCTTCATGCAATACCTCGTCCCAATCATTGCTAAATATCATACGGTTCCCCTCCCATATCTCCCCAAGTAATGGATTCGTTCCCTACTGGGATGCAGGGAGCGCTTCTCTCTTATTTTCTTCCGTAGTCCGCTTTGATCTCTCCCCACAGCCGGGTCTGCCACTTCAGCACCTTGTTATCGTATGTATGCGTCTGAAGCCAGTTCTCCGCCCGGTCGATGAGTCCCCAGATCTCCTCCGTCGTATGGTCCCGGGGAAGGGTGGTTGAAACCTTTTTCTCTCTGACCCATTTCATTGCGTTGACCGAATCACTGTATACCGTCTTGCCGCTGCCTTCTTTCTGCAGAAACGCAAGGGCATGCACAATAGCCAGAAATTCTCCGAGATTATTCGTGCCCTTGCTAATCGGACCGCAGGAGAAGATGACCTCCCCTGTCCGTGTGTCTACCCCTTTATATTCGATAGGACCGGGGTTTCCCCTAGTTCCCACATCAACCGAGATGCTGTCATAATCGATGGGTTCCGCCGCTGTCCGCGCGCCCGTCCGCTTGGAAGTATAGCTTTCCTGAGATCCGCCGGCTGCGCGTCCTTTTTCAGACCCCGTGTTCCCCCAGTTGCCTTTCCAGCCTGCCCGGAACGCTTCCTCAGCCGCAGCCTTCGACTCATAGGATTTGTATTTTGCTCCCGTAAATTGGTCCGTCTGCCGCTTGCATTCCGCCCAAGTTGCGTACACTCCCGGCTTCCGTCCCTCCCATACCACATAATATTTCTGCTTAGCCACGATGCCGGCTCCTTCCTGCAGCATTATTGAATTAATATTAAATTACAAATGAGCAAGACACAACAGGAAATGCAGCCGGTAAACCAAGAGCGGCCTGCCGGATGTTTCGACAAAGGTTCTCCTGTTTAATAACGTAAGTAAGCAATTTGTCGACATACAGTATGATATACAAATTTGATATCTAAAATCTCAAGTAAATTCAAGGTTGTAAACGTTTTACATGAAGATAAATACGAAGCGGTTTAGGACCATGCGGCTATTTTGGGGATTCGAATGATTACGACAAAAACATCTCTTCACTCCTGCCGCAAGTTCCAGTATCATACTATATATACATTACAAAACATACACTTTTGAAGTCAGTAATGTACAATCGCTGGTCGACAAGGTTATGCTGCTAAACTACTATTAGGAGGGGCAATTATGGTTCTCTTATTTCACAATGCT is a genomic window of Paenibacillus durus ATCC 35681 containing:
- a CDS encoding AI-2E family transporter; the protein is MLLQNKFFRTTLGIIFLLLILYLGSKVIVLFSPIGTIINLLLVPMMLSGFMYYLLRPLVNYLEKRKLKRPIAILLIYAVFIALFAIFWVAVWPTLQEQIQNFIRNAPYLVQDIQTQFDRLREDPLFARFFRGESDLTVRLTEYLQNAVTWVSNSISNLITVISNIVVVVATLPIILYYMLKDSHKLPPILLGLVPRKYRSEGQETLEQVDSALSSFIVTRVILNLILGLTLFIGFLVIGLPYALLLALVSVPLNFIPYVGAILASIPVVIVSFIESPMTALWSLVVIVVSQQIQDNLLTPIIYGKSLDIHPLTTVILVLIGGEFYGIIGVLIALPVYMTVKIIFLRVYEIIVAERTNET
- the rnhA gene encoding ribonuclease H gives rise to the protein MAKQKYYVVWEGRKPGVYATWAECKRQTDQFTGAKYKSYESKAAAEEAFRAGWKGNWGNTGSEKGRAAGGSQESYTSKRTGARTAAEPIDYDSISVDVGTRGNPGPIEYKGVDTRTGEVIFSCGPISKGTNNLGEFLAIVHALAFLQKEGSGKTVYSDSVNAMKWVREKKVSTTLPRDHTTEEIWGLIDRAENWLQTHTYDNKVLKWQTRLWGEIKADYGRK
- a CDS encoding uracil-DNA glycosylase — translated: MFSNDWDEVLHEETQKPYFQELRYTLAREYKQYTVYPPKELLFSALKLTAYSGTRVVILGQDPYHGAGQAHGLSFSVKPGVRIPPSLRNIYAELADDVGSVSPNHGSLLHWSEQGVLLLNAVLTVREGQPGSHKGMGWERFTDAIMEKLNERETPLVFILWGSHAQQKGAYIDQSRHKVIRSAHPSPFSAHRGFLGSKPFSQTNQFLNAHGLEPIHWTIPN